TACACAATCCGGTGGTAGAACGAAGAATGTGAAAGGCTGATTTGCACGACACATAGGCGGGTTATTTAAATAAGGATTAATATACAGATAAACTAAGAAACGAACAAAACATatagaaacataaattttaatgaagttTTTCAAGTTTTGAAGCCAAAACTGAAGTTCTCAAAAAAACTCTAATTTACTCTAAGAAATATATCTActtgatatttatgataatcagaattaataaaatatatatctgtcTACAGAACTGTGCGACGTAAAGCGTATAATGACAGTATTTGATTGAATATCTATCACGCGACCACCGCAATTGTTAGACAATTGCTTAAGACGACGCTTAATGACATTAACATCCATTTCATCAGGAAGGTTATTAATTAGAAGATCATAGGATTCATTACCCAAAGtgttaaattacatttgtaacaGGTAATTTGAGAATGTATTTATGTAGATAGATTATGTGCTGGTAAATTCAGACATTATAAAGATACCGTCAAAGGTGGttaatttgtattttgaaaaatcattgttAATCCCATGGAATTACACAATGGCTGAATTACAGAGAAGTCTTAGCATCTACCGTAGAACCACAATCGTCCTCTGGTTCGCACAGTGAACTATTGGGCAGAGAGACGGAGAGAAGTGTTTTTGCACAGATGACAACTGTATCAGCTTTTCATTAAGATCCTCTATCTCATTATCTTCCATACAAGAGGCACGGTAATCAGGAGATTTCTCGCTAAGCCATGTGGTTCGCAAATTGtctaataagattttaatgtaCAGGgactgaaattaaataaaaagtcaagATACAAAAAAACAGAACACaagataaaattgataaaattatgtattatttctttgattataattaaactttaataaacaacGTAGACCGCGTAAATATCTTTACACCTCGCGTGAATAACcattttcacaaaataaattgtaatagtaAAGAatagaagagaagaaaagagaaacgcgtcgaatgagcctaatttcgtcaaaaggAGGTGGTGGGGGTATTCTACACATTTATCAGTTTGTGTAATTAGAGAGTATTTATTCACACATTTCAAATTCGTGCACTTTTTGCATACGCATATGGTCACAGCGCATGATCAGTTCGCTTTCTCTTATTTGAATCTTGGAAAGCACCCATTCTTGTCGGTAATGCCGAGCACATCCGAACCATATCGGAAATAGCCGAGTTCGTCCGTTATTTCCCCTTACCGCGTTTATCACCACCCCCGCAGAAGTATACTCTGGAGTCTGGAGCTTCATAAGTTTATGCAGTGGTCTGCTCTCTGGTTGAGGTTGGTTGAGGTTGTCAGTCATTTTTCGTAATAATTAGTATTGCATGCAAATGATGCAAAATGCATGTTTTCTAACATCATGATATTGCCATTAGTTTACAAATAGACGAAAGATGCTCCTGAATTTTTGTGATCCTCGTCTACGACCGGAAATTAAATGCAGTGCTATCAACACGGACGGATACGAAGTGACGAATTTGATAAACGGTTCCTGCAAAGGATATCTGGCATACTCCTGCATCAAACCACCAATTCATATAGACATCACGTTCCTCTGTAACATCTCGATCAATCACGTTTTGATCTGGCCGTCCGTCGGATCGCAAAAGTCGTCAGGCTTTCAGCTTTGTTCCAGGAATACCACTGATAGCAGTATCCCGTACACCGTGTTGTCCAGTGGATTTTTAGGTCCCAACGATACCGGAGTGCTGTTTTACTCCGGTGACCTCAACCCCTCGGAGATCCCCACGCCAGCGAATTTCTTGAGACGTTACATTAAAGTTTCTCTGGCACCCTTAACGACATATGCTCATGTTTTACGTATAACAATTTGTAAAACAGAGAAGTCAGTGCCAGCATTGGGAAAGGTTGAAGTGTGGGGAACTGTATCTTCACGTTGTGGAAAAGATGTTGTGGCAAGCGTACATACTTTATGGGCTGGACAACGGGCTCCATTGAAATTGCCTGTACCCGAATTAAAAATGGACAATACTCCTAAAGATAACAGAAACAAtaggtaaatataattataatgacaAGTATAtgtgattataaattatatataatatgctaatattgattattaattctTTGTACATATGACGGGATTATTCGTATTCtgtgtatttgttttttttttttcaaaaactaaatGCATTGTCATTACAacattcatatataattttttaaaataaacgattttataaatgtttgctAGAGATGTTAAAGTTTAAATGAGTAATTCATTAATTGTTCGAGTGATGAATTAAAAGTTTCATCTAATATACCATATGTATAAGctactgaaaaattttattatatttataaaaataatgtaaaaaaagtgaTGGAAAGCAACGTTTATACAAAGGATTTTAATGCTTAAATTTatgttgtaatattaattattaatataaatttttttcatacatttgcAGATTGAAGATAgaagcaaattttgaaattcctGAAAACTTCCTAGATCCCATTACATGTGAAATAATGACTCAGCCGATTATACTACCTAGTGGTAATATAATAGATCAGTCCACGTTAGAGAAATATGAAGAAAATGAGAGAATTTGGGGTAGATCATTGTCAGATCCATTCACGGGATTACTGTTTACCAATGAGCGTAGATGCATCTTGGCAACTGCACTCAAGTCGAGGATTGATAAGTTTCTACTGGACAACAGCAATCAGAATGAAGTAAAGAGACTGCCAAGAGTCTTAGGCCATGGTCCAGCAATAGCAGGAAATAGAAGAATAATTGAAGTaccaaaatttgtattaaataggCTAAATGATTCATTAAAAAGGCCTGCTGAAGTCATTAAACCAAGTGTACGCAAGCAGATGATGGATAATAATTCGCAGcgtgcaaaaaaatattgtcataaACTGCCAACAGTGATTATGCCCAAACCATCCACTGCCAATGCTAGAGCAAAACCAAGACAGCtcacaaatattttaacttCCTCAAAATTAGTTCATAACAATTCTGAAAATGATTCTGAAATTCTTAGCAGGGAAGATAAACCATTATTGTCTGGTGATATTTTCTTAGATAGCAATTTGAATACTCAATTACCTACCATGAAACACTTTGGCACACCGGAAACGATCGAATTGCATAAGATGTCTCACAAATGTGAATGCTGTagtaatagtattttttatagacTTCCATGTGAACACGTGATATGTAGAAAAGTATTATTATCCATTGAAATTAGTCAATGTAAATCTTGTGGGTTTTCTTATAAATCGAGCGATGTTGTACGGATTCACAATATTCTAAAAAGATAACAATAaggtttatataaataataaatcaatgcTTAATTTTTTAGGATTTATTACATACCAGATTTTGTCCGCagtatgcaaaatatattattgttacacACTGAATCACTATTACACGATTCATGACAATTTCAATGATAATAGAATTTCTCACAATATTTTGGCACGTACAACATAACTTATGTAAAGTTGTGTTGCAATTACAATTGTGTCTGTATATGGTTATGTGTGTAATGcgtataaaagtttattttttttttatgtcacaTATATGTGATAACTTGGAAATAaagttcatataatattttgtaatttgtacgtttgaattttttaaataagcaacattattataaatattttacagaatttatgTACTTTGTTCAGCTTATATactagatttataataaaatttatacattattaaattcgtaatataaatttcctatataaaacaaaaaagtcaattgtgcaatattttaataaaagtagaGATAAGCAttcaattataaacattttggaATCTTAATTATGTCACTCGAAAATTTTGGAATTACTTTCTTTAattcagttttttaattataatactgtTTGCGTATAACCTGATAAGCTTGAAATACTATTTCAAAAAGCAtgatattctttaatattcaaAGGACATCGAATTTTTTGAATGTATTTGATTCGACATacagtaatatttgaaatatcttCTCAGTCattgtacatatttaattataatcgcCTGGAAATGCATTTGATTACAAAACGGCGAAACCGGAGCCTTGATTTTGTCGCTTAGCGATGTTGaacaatgataataaataattgcggGTATCTGGGCAAACATAAAATGTAAGTGTATGTTCTGGATGTGGGGATGTTCTTTCGAAGGTATCAGACTGTCTGTCGCTGTTGGTCGATACACTTGCCAAACCAGTGCTGCTCGTCCGCACATATTCCTCAACTCGCGCTCTCATTTCTTGGTTCATCTGAAAGAAAAGCAAAACTCTTATTACATTAGATTTACATACGCGATTTGTATTTGATATTCACGAAATCAGTATGTTACCTCATGTTCGGCTGGCGATAACGGTCTGCTCAATTGTATTGCGGTCGGTGGACAGTACAAGCACAGCATTGTCGATTCTGTGATGTGATCGACGCTTGTCAAATCTTTCAGTGAAAATATCCGTTCTACGCTATCCTCGGCCAAGTTAACTAGTAATAAAGCTTGTCGTGTTAGGACGAGGGTCACTGCGCGATTACTGCCCTGATGAATCACGTAGTCTGCACTGGTTACATGAAGGATGCTATCGTGACTATGATCAAGTAAAGATGACAAGCGCCAAGTATACCGTACAGATGTGCTGTTATTGCCAGTAGTGTATTGCACGATTGGTCTTTGACGTGgctgtaaatatacataaaaatcattatggaaataaaatatgaatagaatagaataatttatttgcttctGCTGACATGCTAAGAAAAGGGACACAGTTTATAAATTACACTTAACTGCACTCTTCCAtccattacaaatattataactaaCAAATCTAATTCACAACAGCTATTATGCATACAAcatttcattctttatttttatcctatctATCATAGTTTTTACACCTAGTTTCTTTTATAATCtaatctctctttcttttcttatattgcTTTTCTTGTCTTTACCTtaacagtaaaatataaaattctagaAATTGGGAAACATCTAATGCTTAAGTTTACCGTAGGCAAAGAATTCCATCCAGCTCCCTGTAATAATCCTTGACCTGTGAGAGCAACTAATTCCGCGGCACCGCTCAATGGCTTAGTGACGACACCAACTAGACCGAGTCCAACTCCAGTGACTAAACTTTTCGTCGTTGCCTCGCCCGACCATACTTGCTGCAAAGGATGATGTGCTAAGCCCGCCACGGCcgctgtaattaattaataattaattattgcaatttattaagATTAGGAGTGTCCCAGTTGTTTTGCcgctttttcatttttcttatttatatctcaatttattgttatcatattttttctcttttttttaaatataaatcttttttcatgtttcttcaaaaaataGATAGCGCACACACGCTTATTAATTctcatgtaaattttaatatatttacaataatcgATTTTAGCAATCATACGCGTCTACCTAATAATATAGATAAGTgtacatttttttggaaattttgagaaaagtttaagtttatcaaataaaaaaaaaaaatagacatttttattttactttattaatatatgtatcataactaagtaataattattaagaaaaaaacatcccataaatttaaaggaaacaatacatatataaattagaaaaaaaataattctcttgTTATTGCGTTGTTACATATTGATAAGTTAataatttgttgtaataaagttaaaacatattaatacattttcttataaaaacatattaatacattttattatatttacacacaTTAGAAGTACAtatgtttaacaaatttaatttagtttaataaaagcaataaatttaaaaaaagaaaaaaaaggaaagaaaagaaaaagcgaCATAAAAAGATGATTATTTTCATTAACTATTAAATTCCTtcaaaatattggaaaattttctcattattatttagttatattacatatacatatgcaaaaatatatttcgattAAAATGACCGGGATGCGCGTATTAATATTAGTTAAGCTCATGCGCTCATTCCTggtttaataaaacaaattttaagcAATTACCAAGCAAACTCATTCCAAGACCAGTTAAACCTTGATAAAGTCCTTGCGCCATGCCTTGAGGACGCATTCTGCGCGATTCTTCCTGTCGCTGAAGATGTTCCTCGTCCAGCGTTAAACGATCCAAGTTTCGTGCAACACTAGACGCCAGTTTCGTTACGGAATTTACAGTACCTGCATATATGAGATATTGTTTACTCTTTTCACGTATATTcagaataatgaaataaatattaacagttTTTACACACCTGCTGTGACGTGTTTCATTAAACTGGCAGATCCGTGTGTAATTCCGACGATAAAACCCCATGGACCTTGCAGCAGTCCTTGAAATGGCAGTGAAACAAAATCTCTGAGACCAGATCCAAGTGCTTGCGCCAAACCTCCCGGAGATCCAAGTATTTCTAATGATCCAACTACCCAGCCTGggataaaaagatatataatgcTGTTATTTActcttaaattaatatataagtatatataaaataagctttttatataatatatggaCGTATATTGACCTGCTCCGAATATAGCGCCAGATAAATAATGCATAGTAAGGGCATTGCCAAGCCTATAAGGAGTGGTCAGCAGATTCTTCCTTTCAAAAATACCAAAATATAGTGGGGAATGATCTAGAGCGATATAGAGTCGCATAGAAGTGTGAACGCTCAACAAAATCGATAGCGGTTCTATCACAAAGTTCTGCAATCTCAGTGGTTTGCTTAAGATTTTCGAATCAATCATGATGTAGTCCGGTATGCACATTGCGTTCAGTGCGGCTATTGGCTGTGTCTTTCTAATACCATCATCCAGTACTAATCGCGGTGGTATCATCGAAGTCGCGTAATCTAATAATTGCGTTATGTACGTATCCTCAATGTATGCACTAATAGGCGCAATCTTCATGCGATATTCTTTTGAAGCTGCaacagagaaaaatattatatatattattattaatgaaatatttatctgCTTAAAAATATTCGTTATCTATAATTTCCCCATTTCattgacaataaaatataattaaaatattattcattctatCTGTATATATTACCCTATTAGATAatgtcataaatataaaatatgtacctATCATATTTCCGTTTATTTCCCAGACATATTCGATGGCTACCAAAGAATCTTGTTTGATCCTTTCCATATTTGTCATTAAACAGTTATTGCTGTAAAATGCCATCTCTCTGTTCAACAACGGATTCTGATTTATTAATACCACAGGGAAATCGAAACCTCCCTGATCGAACAATTGATTATCTAATTGCAAGTCGCCTATGTAGCAATAGAGATTAATAAATCTGGCTTTTGAATTCACGGTGACAACCAAGTCTGTCATAGACAGGCTAGCGACTTCGATCCTTTGTGCATTTTCATTGATGTCTTGAAGAATAACGATAGTACATGCACGCATGTAAATGATTGCAGAGCCTTCCTTCGAATTGGTCGAGTTAGCGTCGCTAGTGGACTTCAAACGGTCCTCGTCAGTACAAGTTTTCGTTATCTTCGGAATTAACTGCTTTGAACTTGAAGTGGGCATCTGTTCCGTCATCAAGATATCTTCTTGGGCTGAGAAGAAGCTCGTTAGTGACGTTGAGCTAGATGAACTTTGTATGTATGACAATGACTTATCCTCTTCCGATTTTTTCAGTGGAGGAGGATTATTAAACGCAATATCGTAATCTTTCGCCGTGTTCTTCTTTCGTAGTAATCTGCTCCTGATGTCTTGGGCCGATATTTCAATTTGAGAGATAGGCACGATACTTATGTGAGTAGTGTAGCAGCGATTATGCATTATAAGCTTTACATCACCGTACGAGGGTAATCGTAGATATTGATCTATTGGTGTCGATGATAACGCGGACAGATTTACACCTCTTGACCACTTTAAATTCCCTTTTTCTGCTGCCTGATCGTTTTGCATGGTGGAAAATAACAGCACGTTTGATGTGCTCGGAACTGTAGTATCAGGTAGTCTGTTACTGGCACAGGGAAGAGAGTAATGGGACATTGCGCCACTATCGACTTCGCATATCCATGTGAAATGAGCGCTATCTGATAATATCTCATTTTCTTTCTCGTCGGCTTGCCCTAGCAGAATTTTGAAGCCGCAAGCGTTCTCGATCAACAACTGCGGATGATCGTCACTATGTATCACGATAAACGTGCTGCCTTTATCCTCCTGCGTTGTCACAATGACTGGCGTGGTAAAGGAACCGTTCGGAATCACAACGGATTTGCGGCTCATAGCTTGGTCCACTCTGATCGGGCAAGACCACTTGTGACCGAGGCTGAgagatatatacaatataagcGGTTCGACGTTACTCTCTGTGTACAACGTGTACCACTGGACGATTGGTGTGCCTTGCCGCTGATCTTCGGACGGCGAGATGTTTAGGCTGTAGGGAGTGAGATCATGGGGTAATTGAAGATTTCGCGCCTCCTCGTGTACCGCGAGCATGGCCACGCACAGTTCTTGAGGCGTCAGATTCGCGATCACGTGGCTGCTCGTGATCCGAACCAGGCGCATATCCTCGTGCATAGAGGAGCCAATGTTCAGGATGGACACGCTCGTGCCGCAGTCCACGAATGTCTTAATGTTTCCCTCCACCGGCACAAGACCACAGATTCGAGGCATGTAGAAGCTTTGGCTCCAGTCGGGTCGAGCCAATTGCAACGTTGGAGACGTGTAGTAGGTGTCGCCAATTCCGACACCCACATGAAAGGTGCTCTCCAACTTGGGCGGAGTGACTATGCCGTAGTGAGAGATCTGACAGAGCTCTGTATCCTCCGACACCAACGAGATGTGACAACCCAGCGAGTTCATTACAAAGCACCAAGGCTGCAGTTCCAGTAAAAGAGTGCTGGAAACCAGTCCTGCGTCCTGGTATTTCACTTGTACGTGCGTCTGCGGCTGTTCCGCGGATATCCATTCCTCGGTCTCGTCTCCCTGAAAGGGCCACTTTATTTCGTCCTTTCTGTCCTTGAGCTCTAGCAGAATTTTATCGATATCTTCTACATCAGGTCTTCGGAAGAATTTCCGTTGATCCACAGAGCTGTACGAAAGTGGCACGTAAGGGTTCGACGCGGACACCCCGGATTCCAGTTGAAATGTTAACTGATGGAAGTGTTCGAACGTGCCGGGACAATACAGCTGTTGGCAATCGCCGCGACCGTTCACCATCGTACTGGACGACATCTTTAGAGACGGCGTTTCCATTTGTACCTTGACCGGCACCGGTAGATGCGATCTAATCATATAGAGGGGACTCAGTACCGCtagaattttcattttatcgTGTATCATCTGCGTCACGATTCGTACCcatatacttaaaaattgaCCGCGTTCTTGCAAAGGTACTTTGACGAGCCACGGTTGGCCCCACTTGATGTTAGGTTGCAACGGAATATCTCCGGTCCAAGATAAGTGCGTCAAATTGGTGAAACGTAATCGCATAGCCATCTTCTTATTATTCTCGAGCACAATAGATGACGGAAAACTTTTGCCCGGTATGGAATACACTTCCTTGGAAACTGTTACCTTCGAGTCAACTTCTTCGTACTTTACCAATCTCATCTCGAAGTTATCTATTAACTGATTGGAAATCACTAGTTGTCCTGAGAACGTTACGAGTTTCTGTGTGGCGGAAAGCGACGTTACGTTTACGAAGATCGCCGTgctaattattgaattattgaaTTCTATCACTTGAACTCCATCCTTGTTAACGGGGAAAGGCCGGCTCCATATCCAGCTGTTTTCCTCGATCGATATCCGTATCATTTGATTGCCGATTTGTCGCCAAGAGTAAAAGCTACATTGTCTGCTTTCGAGAAGTATATTGTCTCCAGTGCTACTTTGACCAAAGCGTATAGGTATATTGCTATCATTAGCAATTACATAACGCGTTAGGATAATCACGCTCTTTTCTTCCTCGTCGAAAGATGCCAGCCACAAATGAGTGGAAACTGCAAGAGTGTGCGTTATCGCTGGTCCTAATTTCAATGTGAACGGATTGCACGTTAATGAAGAATCTATCTTTTCTGACAACGACAGCTGAAATCTTCCTTCTAGGGAGTCTAGTACTTCCTGCATTGTTAAATGACTGTAATCTAATACATGTATGCTCAGGCTGCCGCCGATGTCGAACAGTATAGAGTCATCTATCCATTTATTGAACACTAAAACAGCTCCTTTCTGTTCCACAGACATGAAACATTGTATCTCTGGAATTTTTCCATTCAGAGTATACTTATCCAGAGGTGGcggtaaattattatatacagttGTATCGATATGATTGTACAGAGATATGTGCAGAACGCCGATATTTAAAGCAACCTGTACATTTGGTATTAACAAAGGATTAAAGTAGGAATCGATGCGCAGGCAGGCGGCGAGTGCACGAGCGGAAATGATGCTTTTCGAAAGCGGTCGCTTGCCGTTGGATAGAATAACAACACGCCATACACAAGCTACTGCTCGCGCCGGTGCCTTCTCCGGCAAATCTACTCGGTAAGAATCCGTTTccgataaataaaaatcggcATAACGTTGGTATGCCATGTGACTGTCGCTCCAGTATTCGAGAACGCAGGGAACCTTGTCGATGTAATTGTCGTCGGCATCCGCTGcctataacaaaataaaataaaataaaataaataaataaaagaataaaaatactgTTTCACAGCTTGaacattatatttacatacacaaagcatttgtttttttgcatttaagTTAACGTCCGAAATACTGAGTACcctaatgaaaaaaattttcgtaatatttttaagtattttttacattttaaaaatgtcttcaaattttttttggaaattttagaATGAGAAATCTTAGAGTACTTTAAAATtcacacatataaaaaattctagaaaagaattctattggtttttttttagtatttctgaagtattttaatttgtataaaaagtttgaaaaattttttaaaaagttacaaaattatacagaaattttgaaagattctgaaaaattatttgaaaaattttcttaaggcatttttatttaccTCAAATGGAACAGGAGATATGTGTATCCTTGTTAACATACGAGGTTGGGGGTATCTCCATGCCATTGCCTGTTGAGGATAAACAAAAAATACCACCtgcagaaaaataaagaaaaaggattaaatttttattttgattttatttatcacttttatGTAATTTGACTGACTTGATACGGAAAAGGTAATTCGTCTGCAGTGCCATCGACGAACTGGAACGCACCCGCCTTCAGATCATCTTTGTAATGTTGTTCAGTCGATAGCACAATTTgcttttcgtttttattttcgCTCGTAGATAACGAGGCAAACTCATTTAAGAATAACTGGCAATCTTGCATGaccattttcataatttttatctgaTCCGGCCCAAAATCGAGATACAAACTTTCGCTGTCTGCCTGTATTTGTATTTGCGGAATGATTTCGCTACTGTACGAAGACTCCCAAAGTAAACAAGTTGTTACATTGCAACACCATGGATTTAATAGAACCTTAATGTTCCCGTTTAAGATAGCAGACACAATGAAAGAATCTATAGACAGATTGGAATATATCCTGTCTGGTCTTAGAAGTGTCGACAGGTTTCCGTTTAACGATGCTAAACTAATAATGATTTCTGCTCCGGTGTCAGTCTTTAAGGATAATACAATCTGTCTTGTATTTAAATGTAGATCAGGTATACTAAATTTCCTCGATTTAGTCGGTGCGACTAAATTTTGAGAATCTAAATGCGTAGTTTCCTTCTTCTCTATAGGTATTTGCGCGACGTCGTCATCAATAAAACACGATAACACCtagaacataaatataatgtaagaTAGAACTATTGAAACGCACACAAATATGTTATGCATTCTTCGTTGAGCACCTTATTCCGTATATCATAGACTTGATTGAGCCGAGATAAAGAAAGATGTACTTTTGCCGGTCGTCCCATTTCAATGAAAAACTGGCGGCTTTTGCCTAGAATCATTTCAGATTTTACTGTTGCAAAAGAAGGTGGGATACCCGTGTCTGGATGTGGATCACCATGCTTTGTTTctatcatataaattttaaaattcttttcggTCGGTATCGTATTTAGAGTTTGTGCATCGCCAAGCGCTGTTGTTATGTCAAAAC
The Solenopsis invicta isolate M01_SB chromosome 16, UNIL_Sinv_3.0, whole genome shotgun sequence genome window above contains:
- the LOC105199565 gene encoding RING finger protein 37 isoform X1 yields the protein MQWSALWLRLVEFTNRRKMLLNFCDPRLRPEIKCSAINTDGYEVTNLINGSCKGYLAYSCIKPPIHIDITFLCNISINHVLIWPSVGSQKSSGFQLCSRNTTDSSIPYTVLSSGFLGPNDTGVLFYSGDLNPSEIPTPANFLRRYIKVSLAPLTTYAHVLRITICKTEKSVPALGKVEVWGTVSSRCGKDVVASVHTLWAGQRAPLKLPVPELKMDNTPKDNRNNRLKIEANFEIPENFLDPITCEIMTQPIILPSGNIIDQSTLEKYEENERIWGRSLSDPFTGLLFTNERRCILATALKSRIDKFLLDNSNQNEVKRLPRVLGHGPAIAGNRRIIEVPKFVLNRLNDSLKRPAEVIKPSVRKQMMDNNSQRAKKYCHKLPTVIMPKPSTANARAKPRQLTNILTSSKLVHNNSENDSEILSREDKPLLSGDIFLDSNLNTQLPTMKHFGTPETIELHKMSHKCECCSNSIFYRLPCEHVICRKVLLSIEISQCKSCGFSYKSSDVVRIHNILKR
- the LOC105199565 gene encoding RING finger protein 37 isoform X2 yields the protein MLLNFCDPRLRPEIKCSAINTDGYEVTNLINGSCKGYLAYSCIKPPIHIDITFLCNISINHVLIWPSVGSQKSSGFQLCSRNTTDSSIPYTVLSSGFLGPNDTGVLFYSGDLNPSEIPTPANFLRRYIKVSLAPLTTYAHVLRITICKTEKSVPALGKVEVWGTVSSRCGKDVVASVHTLWAGQRAPLKLPVPELKMDNTPKDNRNNRLKIEANFEIPENFLDPITCEIMTQPIILPSGNIIDQSTLEKYEENERIWGRSLSDPFTGLLFTNERRCILATALKSRIDKFLLDNSNQNEVKRLPRVLGHGPAIAGNRRIIEVPKFVLNRLNDSLKRPAEVIKPSVRKQMMDNNSQRAKKYCHKLPTVIMPKPSTANARAKPRQLTNILTSSKLVHNNSENDSEILSREDKPLLSGDIFLDSNLNTQLPTMKHFGTPETIELHKMSHKCECCSNSIFYRLPCEHVICRKVLLSIEISQCKSCGFSYKSSDVVRIHNILKR